The nucleotide sequence CTCTACGATCCCCACTACCCCTGGGTCATTGATGGGCAATCATTGCGATCGCTGTCCAGGAACACCCCCTGGTTTGAACAACCAGTGACCGGGCGTGTGCTTAAAACCTGGTGCGACTGACCAAAACTTTTCCCTCAACCATTTCCTGCAAATCGAGTTATTTCGATTTATAACGACACTTAATTAATGTTTAACTCTTCCTTAAGACAAACCGCGATTTTTCAGCCCAGCCATTGGGACAGACAGAGAATCTACTTACCAGATCTCAGTGATCTGGGATACAAAATGACTGGCTAGCACTAAGCGGTCTAGCAAGCTTTTCGTGTTTTAGCCAGCCAGGTGTCGTTTAGCTAATTGCTGGCGAGGAACTATGAGCGAAAAAGTTTTGTCGGGTACCCGAAACGTGGCGATCGTGGGTCCCTATCTGAGTGGAAAAACTACACTGCTGGAAAGCATTTTGTCTGTGACCGGCGCGATTACCCGCAAGGGCAAAGTGCAAGATAAAAATACAGTTGGTGACAGTGCCCCAGAAGCCCGCGATCGCCAGATGACTGTGGAAATTAACGCCGCCTGCACCGAGTATGGCGGCGTTCGTTTTACATTTCTAGATTGTCCTGGTTCGATTGAATTTATTCAGGAAACCTTTAATGCCCTGATTGGGGTGGATGCCGTTGTCATTGTCTGTGAACCTGTTGCTGATCGCGTGATGACCCTGGCACCCCTGTTTAAGTTTCTGGATAACTGGGAAATTCCACATCTGGTTTTTGTCAATAAGATGGACCGGGCCGATGGAGACATTAACGATGTCTTGCAAGCTTTGAAAACCGTCTCCAGTCGTCCTTTAGTTGCACACCAGTATCCTATTGGGGTAGGAGAAAACCTGGTTGGGTTTATTGATCTGGTGAGTGAGCAAGCTTACCATTACCATCCGGGGGCACCGGCTGACCCTGTCCCACTTCCCGACTCGCTTCGAGAACAGGAAAAAGCTGCCCGCAACGAAATGTTAGAAACCCTGGCAGATTTTGACGATCATCTATTAGAAGAACTCCTGGAAGACATTGACCCACCTCAAGAAGAAATTCTGAAGGATTTGAAAATGGAGTTGGGGGCTGATCAGATAGTGCCCGTTTTCTTTGGGGTTACCGATCAGGATTATGGTGTGCGTCCCCTTCTGGAAGCCCTGTTGCGGGAAGCGCCTGAACCGGAAGTGACGGCTGAAAACCGGGGAATTACCCTCAGCGACAGTACCCCCCTGGCGCAGGTGTTGAAAACCTATTACACTCCCCAGGGCGGCAAGCTTTCCCTGGTTCGAGTCTGGCAGGGCACCCTGACAGACGGGATGACATTGAATGGCGTTCGTGTCGGTGGCATCTATCGCCTCATGGGACAGCAGCAGCAAACCCTGAACACGGCTGAAGCCGGTGAAATTGTTGCGCTGGGTCGGATGGATGGCGTCAAAACCGGAGATACCCTGACAACCCATTCTGCGACCGTCAACGAATTGCCCAAAGCTGAACATCTGGATCCCGTGTTTGCCCTGGCCATCACGGCTGAGGTCCGCAGTGACGAGGTCAAACTCAGCAGTGCCATGGCAAAATTGCTGGAAGAAGATCCCTCCCTGGACTGGGAACAGCATGGCGATACCCACGAAGTCATTCTCTGGGGACAGGGGGATATCCACCTCCAGGTCGCCCTGGATCGGTTGCGGCGTAAGTACAATCTGCCAATGAGTACCCATCTGCCTCAGATTCCTTACAAGGAGACGATTCGCAAGCC is from Leptothermofonsia sichuanensis E412 and encodes:
- a CDS encoding elongation factor G gives rise to the protein MSEKVLSGTRNVAIVGPYLSGKTTLLESILSVTGAITRKGKVQDKNTVGDSAPEARDRQMTVEINAACTEYGGVRFTFLDCPGSIEFIQETFNALIGVDAVVIVCEPVADRVMTLAPLFKFLDNWEIPHLVFVNKMDRADGDINDVLQALKTVSSRPLVAHQYPIGVGENLVGFIDLVSEQAYHYHPGAPADPVPLPDSLREQEKAARNEMLETLADFDDHLLEELLEDIDPPQEEILKDLKMELGADQIVPVFFGVTDQDYGVRPLLEALLREAPEPEVTAENRGITLSDSTPLAQVLKTYYTPQGGKLSLVRVWQGTLTDGMTLNGVRVGGIYRLMGQQQQTLNTAEAGEIVALGRMDGVKTGDTLTTHSATVNELPKAEHLDPVFALAITAEVRSDEVKLSSAMAKLLEEDPSLDWEQHGDTHEVILWGQGDIHLQVALDRLRRKYNLPMSTHLPQIPYKETIRKPASSIHGRYKRQTGGHGQFGDVYLDIKPLPRGEGFSFHETIVGGVVPRQYIPAVETGVREYLVHGPLGFPVVDVDVTLTNGSYHTVDSSEQAFKQAARIAMQEGMAKCQPTLLEPILNVTISVPSDFTSKVLRLVSGRRGQILGYDAKPDWTGWDQVSAQIPQAEMHDLIVELRSQTMGVGFFNWEYDHLQEVPEKLAERVIATTGNGNGNSSK